In Microcoleus sp. AS-A8, one DNA window encodes the following:
- a CDS encoding OmpA family protein, with the protein MTQSTSSATKTSPKRATPRPWWLLVLIFRLLLLGVGGGLALIAGIVLANVYPNSNPEKPLIFKVLEGLDKKIPVSVPQSSAQTTSTSSSGFPQLTPVERQQAQAKLNQLQAQLNSMNEAVTTLETELGSSRPNETLETRMQAIALQLEGVSSVNPDVQALENSSANQLMPVSDSVSSADKLKLTLPSDLLFDQSNSILRPEASLILDKIITDLRGYSSSTIRITAHMDADTNADADRELSFRRAKAVQQYLVSALGDQYRWVVVGYGGTRPLIANDTDANRQRNRRVEIAVD; encoded by the coding sequence GTGACTCAATCCACTAGTTCAGCCACTAAGACTTCCCCTAAGCGAGCAACCCCTAGACCTTGGTGGTTACTTGTTCTAATTTTCCGCTTGCTACTGCTGGGTGTAGGCGGGGGTCTAGCCCTGATTGCGGGCATTGTCCTCGCTAATGTCTATCCCAACTCCAATCCGGAGAAGCCCCTAATTTTCAAAGTTCTGGAAGGTCTTGACAAAAAGATCCCCGTAAGCGTACCTCAGTCGAGTGCCCAGACTACATCAACTTCCAGCTCTGGGTTTCCGCAACTGACACCTGTCGAAAGACAACAGGCACAAGCGAAGCTGAACCAGTTGCAGGCGCAGTTGAATTCAATGAATGAAGCCGTGACAACGCTAGAAACAGAACTGGGCAGCAGCCGTCCCAACGAAACATTAGAAACGCGAATGCAAGCGATCGCCCTGCAACTCGAAGGAGTATCGTCCGTTAACCCAGATGTTCAAGCGCTCGAAAACAGCAGTGCCAATCAACTCATGCCCGTTTCTGACTCTGTCTCATCGGCTGACAAATTAAAACTCACGTTGCCCAGCGACCTCTTATTTGATCAGAGCAATAGCATTTTGCGCCCAGAAGCGAGTTTGATATTAGATAAAATCATCACAGATCTGCGCGGCTACTCTTCAAGCACAATCCGCATTACAGCCCACATGGACGCTGATACTAACGCCGACGCCGATCGCGAACTATCGTTTCGCCGTGCCAAAGCGGTTCAGCAATATCTCGTCAGCGCCTTAGGCGATCAATACCGATGGGTTGTTGTGGGCTATGGCGGCACACGTCCCCTAATCGCTAACGATACCGATGCCAACCGACAACGCAATCGTCGTGTTGAAATCGCAGTTGATTAG